The proteins below come from a single Malus sylvestris chromosome 3, drMalSylv7.2, whole genome shotgun sequence genomic window:
- the LOC126616333 gene encoding uncharacterized protein LOC126616333, translating to MKKELPIDKIPNRRVSIFTPGWEISVRVKTTDLSQLILKEWKKKKHEQWRMKKAVEELKPSTTPHIIRIWNKVQKIRKKINSDQTTFLNTFYKHHTRLKVQRLKYKINYSKSNWSKSIAMGKL from the exons ATGAAGAAGGAACTACCTATTGATAAGATTCCAAACAGACGTGTTTCTATTTTTACACCTGGTTGGGAGATATCCGTCAGAGTAAAAACTACTGATCTAAGCCAACTGATTCTCAAAGAgtggaaaaagaagaagcatgAGCA GTGGCGTATGAAAAAGGCGGTAGAAGAATTAAAACCTTCAACAACTCCTCACATCATACGCATATGGAATAAAGTCCAAAAAATTAG GAAAAAGATTAATAGTGATCAAACAACTTTTCTAAATACG TTTTACAAGCATCACACCCGTCTCAAAGTACAAAGGTTGAAGTACAAGATTAAT TATTCTAAAAGTAACTGGAGTAAAAGTATTGCTATGGGAAAATTATAG